A single region of the Candidatus Manganitrophaceae bacterium genome encodes:
- a CDS encoding MMPL family transporter → MARKYFEWITNHAYAVMAGVVIITLLFLLRLPLLKTELDPKRILPQDHPYIQMNNKIEQLFGGGRTVVVGVVSKNGTIFTPPLLAKIDRMTREIEKIPGVYPDNVLSLASRRVKHLHVNDQGFNVERLMPEVPGTPEQAEAIRQRVFANPLFVGSLVSADASAAAIVIDVQDTEAAEKIRKATAAIAEGPAAEPVSDLAIYNQLKAIADKESDGTTSIHLGGLPVSLAFLEKDTAVMNRWVFPAAFVIIMLIHYLSFRTFQGMIIPPLTALLSVIWALGFISFTGMKLDLWTKGLTPILIVAMAAGHSVQILRRFYDELEYAIGMDIPDPAQKTAVVEANSKMAPVLLTAGLVAAASFASLITFKLSTFQSFGLMTAFGIVSALVLEMTLVPALRSLIPPPSGEELEVVLRKTFADRLLSKVAAWTLGPQAKWILIGGVGTVLIAFLFADRIVLTNSLRDLFFQHTALRKDDRVLNEKFGGTSTLNILVSTPQPDGLKDPKIMRAIEGLQTRLKENPAVGRTESYVDYVKRMRRTFYQDDPKSEQIPDSPEEAAQFLFLYSVSGNPDDFKRLADIGYQNAVILTFLKSDTTRLAEQLVQTINEYKAAHFPPDVTIGIAGSVPTTLALNEVIIRGKLLNIVQMIAITFILSSIIFRSFWGGVVVVIPLLIAVIWNFGFMGLTGIPLGISTAAVSAMAVGMGADYAIYLLYRLREELALNRHLERVLHVTLTTAGKAILLISGAFAAGTFLVTFTGYYFHMEGLLMPLAMLTSGAAAVVLIPAVVMTFRPHFIFRVIPSEWIELYTRGETQKFNVEGDVVRKPGKKSK, encoded by the coding sequence ATGGCGAGAAAGTACTTCGAGTGGATCACGAACCACGCCTATGCCGTGATGGCGGGGGTGGTGATTATTACCCTCCTTTTTCTTCTGAGACTTCCCCTCCTCAAAACCGAGCTCGATCCAAAACGGATTCTTCCGCAAGACCATCCCTATATCCAGATGAACAACAAGATCGAGCAGCTCTTCGGAGGGGGCCGCACGGTAGTCGTCGGCGTCGTCTCCAAAAACGGCACCATCTTTACCCCGCCGCTCCTGGCCAAAATCGATCGGATGACCCGTGAGATCGAGAAGATCCCCGGCGTCTACCCCGACAACGTCCTCAGCCTCGCCTCGCGAAGGGTCAAACACCTTCATGTCAATGACCAAGGATTCAACGTCGAGCGGTTAATGCCCGAGGTCCCGGGCACGCCGGAGCAGGCCGAGGCGATTCGTCAGCGGGTCTTTGCCAACCCCCTTTTTGTCGGCTCGCTCGTCTCGGCCGACGCAAGCGCCGCGGCGATCGTGATCGATGTCCAAGACACCGAAGCGGCGGAGAAGATCCGAAAGGCGACCGCCGCGATTGCGGAGGGGCCGGCCGCCGAGCCGGTGAGCGACCTGGCGATCTACAACCAGCTGAAAGCAATCGCCGACAAAGAGAGCGACGGGACCACTTCCATCCACCTCGGCGGACTGCCGGTCTCCCTCGCCTTTTTAGAGAAAGACACCGCCGTCATGAACCGATGGGTCTTCCCGGCGGCCTTCGTGATCATCATGCTGATTCATTACCTCTCGTTCCGGACCTTTCAAGGGATGATCATCCCGCCGCTGACGGCGCTCCTCAGCGTCATCTGGGCGCTCGGGTTTATCAGCTTCACCGGGATGAAGCTCGACCTTTGGACGAAGGGGCTGACGCCGATCTTAATCGTGGCGATGGCCGCCGGCCACTCGGTGCAGATCCTCCGCCGATTCTATGATGAGCTCGAGTATGCGATCGGGATGGACATCCCCGACCCGGCGCAGAAGACCGCCGTGGTCGAGGCGAACTCCAAAATGGCGCCGGTGCTCCTCACCGCCGGCCTCGTCGCCGCGGCGAGCTTTGCTTCGCTGATCACCTTTAAACTCTCCACCTTCCAGTCGTTCGGATTGATGACCGCCTTCGGCATCGTCAGCGCCCTCGTCCTGGAGATGACCCTTGTCCCGGCGCTCCGCTCGCTGATTCCGCCGCCGAGCGGAGAAGAGCTGGAAGTGGTCTTGCGGAAGACCTTCGCCGACCGCCTTCTCTCGAAAGTCGCCGCTTGGACCCTCGGCCCTCAGGCGAAGTGGATCTTGATCGGCGGGGTCGGTACGGTGTTGATCGCATTTCTTTTCGCCGACCGAATCGTCTTGACCAATTCACTGCGCGATCTCTTTTTCCAGCATACCGCGCTGCGCAAAGACGACCGGGTGTTAAATGAAAAGTTCGGCGGCACCTCGACGCTGAACATCCTCGTCAGCACCCCTCAGCCGGATGGCCTGAAAGATCCGAAGATCATGCGGGCGATCGAGGGGCTCCAGACCCGGCTGAAGGAGAATCCGGCGGTCGGCCGGACCGAGTCGTATGTTGACTACGTCAAGCGGATGCGGCGGACGTTCTATCAGGACGACCCGAAGTCGGAGCAGATTCCAGACAGCCCCGAAGAAGCGGCGCAGTTCCTCTTTCTCTACTCCGTCTCCGGCAATCCGGATGATTTCAAGCGGCTTGCCGATATCGGATATCAGAACGCGGTGATTTTGACCTTCCTAAAATCGGATACGACCCGTCTCGCCGAGCAGCTGGTCCAGACAATCAACGAATATAAAGCGGCGCACTTTCCCCCCGATGTGACGATCGGCATCGCTGGAAGTGTCCCGACGACCCTCGCGCTCAATGAAGTAATCATCCGCGGGAAGCTCTTGAACATCGTCCAGATGATCGCCATCACCTTTATCCTCTCCTCGATCATCTTTCGATCGTTCTGGGGCGGGGTCGTCGTCGTCATTCCGCTTCTGATCGCCGTCATCTGGAACTTCGGATTTATGGGATTGACCGGTATTCCGCTCGGGATCTCGACGGCGGCGGTCTCCGCGATGGCGGTCGGGATGGGGGCCGATTATGCGATCTACCTCCTCTATCGGCTTCGGGAGGAGCTCGCGCTCAACCGTCACCTTGAACGGGTGCTGCACGTCACCCTGACCACCGCCGGAAAAGCCATTCTTCTGATCTCCGGCGCGTTCGCCGCCGGCACCTTCCTCGTCACTTTTACCGGCTACTACTTCCATATGGAAGGGCTCCTGATGCCGCTCGCCATGCTGACGAGCGGTGCCGCCGCCGTGGTGCTGATTCCCGCCGTCGTCATGACCTTCCGTCCTCACTTCATCTTTCGCGTCATCCCTTCCGAGTGGATTGAGCTCTATACCCGCGGCGAGACGCAGAAGTTCAATGTCGAGGGAGATGTCGTTCGCAAACCGGGGAAAAAGTCCAAATAA
- a CDS encoding methyltransferase domain-containing protein: MESLPRLKKGRALDLAMGEGRNALYLAQNGFQVDGVDLSEEAVRKATALARSHRATIHPIVADLNHFSIRPKSYDLICCFFFLARPLFSAMAQGLRSGGAIVYQSVTTEELKINPNFPKEWCLDPNELLHAFKSLRVLSYQEAPPQGTTSHSAVASLLAVRPDGV, translated from the coding sequence ATGGAGAGCCTCCCCCGTCTCAAAAAAGGACGGGCGCTCGATCTTGCGATGGGAGAGGGGCGGAACGCCCTCTACCTCGCCCAAAATGGCTTCCAGGTCGACGGCGTCGATCTCTCTGAAGAGGCCGTCCGAAAGGCAACGGCGCTTGCCCGCTCCCACCGTGCGACCATTCACCCGATCGTCGCCGACCTCAATCACTTCTCGATTCGGCCCAAGTCATACGATCTGATCTGCTGTTTCTTCTTTTTGGCGCGTCCCCTCTTCTCCGCGATGGCGCAAGGGCTTCGATCGGGCGGCGCGATCGTCTACCAAAGTGTCACGACGGAGGAGCTGAAGATCAATCCGAACTTTCCGAAGGAGTGGTGTCTCGATCCCAACGAGCTTCTGCATGCCTTTAAATCACTTCGGGTGCTCTCCTACCAGGAGGCTCCTCCGCAAGGGACCACGAGCCATTCAGCGGTGGCCTCCCTTTTGGCCGTCCGGCCGGACGGGGTTTGA
- a CDS encoding HNH endonuclease yields MVEPFYTEVDDDEIKREKAKARALRNSQWWKRRRSNGICHYCGRKFKPTELTMDHIVPIGRGGKSTKGNVVPACKECNTNKKYMLLMEWEAYLKSLR; encoded by the coding sequence ATGGTCGAACCGTTCTATACAGAGGTCGATGACGACGAGATCAAGCGGGAGAAGGCAAAGGCGCGCGCGCTGCGAAACAGCCAGTGGTGGAAGCGCCGCCGCAGCAACGGGATCTGTCACTACTGCGGCCGGAAGTTCAAGCCGACCGAGCTGACGATGGACCACATCGTTCCGATCGGCCGCGGTGGGAAAAGCACCAAGGGAAATGTGGTTCCTGCCTGCAAGGAGTGTAATACGAATAAAAAATATATGCTTCTCATGGAGTGGGAGGCCTATCTGAAGTCGCTCCGGTAA
- a CDS encoding exopolysaccharide biosynthesis protein has translation MTSNAGTHPTRLSEDLRFILREAGRKGMTVGKIIEILHGRGLDVLVILLTLPFCTPIPLPGLSTPFGLILMFFGLRIALRQRPWLPRRLLAIEIPYSTLEKIIHAALAIATRLEKILHPRLRFFKEWPSLNFFNGLSILISGFVLALPLPIPFTNTLPAWSILLTAAGMMENDGLVIVAGYLMAGLTWIYLVSLVWVGKAGLSWLGF, from the coding sequence TTGACATCGAATGCGGGAACCCATCCCACGCGGCTTTCGGAGGATCTTCGGTTCATTCTGAGGGAAGCGGGCCGCAAGGGGATGACGGTCGGGAAGATCATCGAGATCCTCCACGGCCGCGGGCTCGATGTCTTGGTCATTCTTCTTACCCTTCCGTTTTGCACGCCGATCCCCTTGCCAGGCCTGTCGACCCCGTTCGGCCTGATCTTGATGTTCTTCGGCCTGCGGATCGCCCTGCGGCAGCGGCCGTGGCTGCCGCGGCGGCTCCTCGCCATTGAGATTCCATATTCGACCCTCGAAAAAATTATTCACGCCGCGCTGGCGATCGCCACCCGTCTGGAGAAGATCCTCCATCCCCGGCTCCGCTTTTTCAAAGAGTGGCCCTCGCTGAATTTCTTCAACGGCCTCTCCATCCTGATCAGCGGCTTTGTCTTGGCGCTCCCGCTTCCGATCCCGTTCACCAACACCCTGCCGGCCTGGTCGATCCTGCTTACCGCCGCGGGAATGATGGAGAACGACGGCCTCGTCATCGTCGCCGGCTACCTGATGGCCGGCCTGACCTGGATTTATCTTGTCTCGCTGGTGTGGGTCGGAAAAGCAGGATTAAGTTGGTTGGGATTTTAA
- a CDS encoding radical SAM protein produces the protein MRSAIPSNTMACLYTITEQVRTSGRLGADVDLAIDVYDEINQRIPVQKIIQQLKAPNESGVICFAGVQSNQFPRSIDLARPFRAAGLTVMIGGFHVSGCLSMLKELPEDLKAAMDEGITLVAGEVEERMGDLLEDALHGRLKPLYNFMKDLPSLEGQPMPILPVETVTRVVGNMTTFDAGRGCPFECSFCTIINVQGRKSRWRTADDVEAIIRENHRRGLNCYFITDDDFARNRNWEAILDRIILLREREKIRISLLIQVDTACHRLPRFIEKAAKAGCKKVFIGLESVNSATLKETGKKQNNVEEYRTMLQAWRKTKAVTYAGYIIGFPNDTYESVMRDVEVLKNELPLDLVEFFVLTPLPGSEDHQILVNQGVWLDPDMNKYDSEHPCTAHSKMSQEEWMRAYHDAWKTFYTFEHIETIFRRRMADGERNVGKMVSQMLWFRGSMFVEGVHPLQAGIIRRKHRSERRPSLPQEGRLVFAWRRLREVGSTIFGMAALYWKLSRIARKVEKDPTPKTGPDLAMTPVVKAQPLKVLPSTPERGVPEAIGIGEGRK, from the coding sequence ATGCGGTCGGCGATTCCGAGCAATACGATGGCCTGTCTCTACACCATCACCGAGCAGGTGCGGACTTCGGGACGGTTGGGGGCCGATGTCGATCTCGCGATCGATGTCTATGACGAGATCAATCAGCGAATTCCGGTTCAAAAAATCATTCAGCAACTGAAGGCGCCGAATGAATCGGGGGTCATCTGTTTTGCAGGGGTCCAGTCGAACCAGTTCCCGCGGTCCATCGATCTGGCGCGGCCGTTTCGGGCCGCCGGCCTGACGGTGATGATCGGCGGGTTTCATGTCAGCGGCTGCCTCTCGATGCTGAAGGAACTTCCCGAAGATCTCAAGGCAGCGATGGACGAGGGGATCACGCTGGTGGCTGGGGAGGTGGAGGAGCGGATGGGGGATCTGCTCGAAGATGCGCTGCACGGCCGCCTGAAACCGCTATACAACTTTATGAAGGACCTCCCGTCGCTCGAAGGCCAGCCGATGCCGATCTTGCCGGTGGAGACGGTGACGCGGGTCGTCGGCAACATGACGACCTTCGATGCCGGACGGGGATGTCCCTTCGAGTGCAGCTTCTGCACCATCATCAACGTGCAGGGGAGAAAGTCCCGCTGGCGGACCGCCGACGACGTCGAAGCGATCATCCGGGAGAATCACCGGCGCGGCCTCAACTGCTACTTCATCACCGACGACGATTTCGCCCGGAACCGAAATTGGGAGGCGATCCTCGACCGGATTATTCTCCTCCGCGAGCGGGAGAAGATCCGGATCTCGCTCTTAATTCAGGTCGACACCGCCTGCCACCGGCTCCCCCGCTTTATCGAAAAAGCGGCGAAGGCCGGCTGCAAGAAGGTCTTTATCGGATTGGAGAGTGTCAACAGCGCGACGCTGAAGGAGACCGGGAAGAAGCAGAATAACGTCGAAGAGTACCGGACGATGCTCCAGGCGTGGCGGAAGACGAAGGCGGTCACCTATGCCGGCTACATCATCGGCTTTCCGAACGACACTTATGAGTCGGTGATGCGCGACGTCGAGGTCCTCAAGAACGAGCTGCCGCTCGACCTGGTCGAATTTTTTGTTCTCACGCCGCTCCCCGGTTCGGAGGACCATCAGATTTTGGTCAATCAAGGGGTCTGGCTCGATCCCGACATGAACAAATACGACTCCGAACATCCCTGCACGGCCCATTCAAAGATGTCGCAGGAAGAGTGGATGCGGGCTTATCACGACGCCTGGAAGACCTTTTATACCTTTGAGCATATCGAAACGATCTTCCGCCGCCGGATGGCCGACGGGGAGCGGAACGTCGGAAAGATGGTCAGCCAGATGCTCTGGTTCCGCGGATCGATGTTTGTCGAGGGGGTTCATCCGCTTCAGGCGGGAATCATCCGGAGAAAGCACCGCTCCGAGCGGCGTCCGTCGCTGCCGCAGGAGGGCCGACTCGTCTTTGCTTGGCGGCGCCTTCGGGAGGTCGGATCAACCATCTTCGGCATGGCGGCGTTGTATTGGAAGCTCTCTCGGATCGCCCGAAAAGTAGAGAAGGATCCCACCCCAAAAACCGGCCCCGATCTCGCGATGACCCCGGTCGTCAAGGCGCAGCCGTTGAAAGTTCTCCCCTCCACCCCGGAGCGCGGCGTTCCGGAAGCGATCGGGATCGGAGAGGGACGCAAATAG
- a CDS encoding DUF1059 domain-containing protein, translating into MKTINCRDAGVDCDFVARGQTNEEVMKAAAEHGRQKHGMTNIPPELQQKMKTLIRDEKK; encoded by the coding sequence ATGAAGACGATCAACTGTAGAGATGCAGGTGTGGACTGTGATTTTGTGGCACGCGGACAGACCAACGAAGAGGTGATGAAGGCCGCGGCCGAGCATGGACGTCAGAAACATGGGATGACCAACATCCCACCCGAACTCCAACAAAAGATGAAAACGCTCATTCGGGACGAGAAAAAATAA
- the mtnB gene encoding methylthioribulose 1-phosphate dehydratase, whose product MSKETASEEIVRAQLCEFLTLFYEKGWVAGTGGGICAGLDADRFLMAPTGVHKERVQPDDLFIVDRRGGGVLQPPKNTTLRLSECATIFCLLINQRGAGSVMHSHGLSSVLAADLADGAGEADRIVFKNLEMLKGIRGVSNLDRHAVPVIRNTPREPELVGQIKTAIEDPDFARAHCILVRDHGAYIWGADLWETKRHAEVYHFLFEATVARGHHRADKK is encoded by the coding sequence ATGTCGAAAGAAACCGCTTCTGAGGAGATAGTCCGCGCCCAGCTCTGTGAGTTCCTCACCCTCTTCTATGAGAAGGGATGGGTCGCCGGAACCGGCGGTGGGATCTGCGCCGGGCTCGATGCCGATCGCTTTTTAATGGCGCCGACCGGCGTTCATAAGGAGCGGGTGCAACCGGACGATCTCTTCATCGTCGATCGCCGCGGGGGAGGCGTTCTTCAACCGCCGAAGAACACCACCCTTCGTCTTTCTGAATGCGCGACGATTTTTTGCCTGTTGATCAATCAAAGGGGGGCCGGATCGGTGATGCACAGTCACGGCCTCTCATCGGTGTTGGCAGCCGATTTGGCCGACGGTGCCGGGGAGGCCGATCGGATTGTCTTTAAAAACCTGGAGATGCTCAAGGGGATTCGCGGGGTGAGCAACCTCGATCGTCACGCGGTTCCGGTCATCCGGAACACGCCGCGTGAGCCGGAGCTGGTGGGACAGATTAAAACCGCGATCGAAGATCCCGACTTTGCGCGGGCGCACTGCATTCTCGTTCGGGATCATGGGGCCTATATCTGGGGGGCCGACCTTTGGGAGACGAAGCGGCACGCGGAGGTCTATCACTTCTTGTTCGAGGCGACGGTGGCGCGGGGACATCATCGAGCGGATAAAAAATAG
- a CDS encoding BON domain-containing protein has product MKRLILLFLFIAFVGSGCSTTHPKERAGVAPSNKAIEAQVRAKLKSDPLTAPWEITPHIEGNNVTLTGLVEKEEERRRAEDVTRQIVGELRKVNNQIVLTDEVVLDKSIIAKLSTELITNPVTRLANIEVQSNKGVVKLNGLVKTDEQKREAERLATTTAGVKSVENNLRVGG; this is encoded by the coding sequence ATGAAAAGGCTCATTCTGCTTTTTCTATTCATTGCTTTCGTCGGATCGGGCTGCAGCACCACCCACCCTAAAGAGCGGGCGGGAGTGGCCCCCTCCAACAAAGCGATTGAGGCACAGGTTCGAGCGAAATTAAAGAGCGACCCATTGACCGCGCCATGGGAAATTACCCCGCACATCGAAGGGAATAACGTGACTCTGACCGGCCTCGTCGAAAAAGAAGAGGAGCGCCGCCGCGCCGAGGATGTGACCCGGCAAATCGTCGGCGAGCTTCGAAAGGTCAACAATCAGATTGTCCTGACCGACGAGGTGGTTTTGGACAAGTCGATCATCGCGAAGTTGAGCACGGAGCTGATCACGAATCCGGTGACACGCCTTGCGAATATCGAAGTTCAAAGCAACAAAGGGGTTGTGAAGCTGAATGGGTTGGTCAAAACGGACGAGCAGAAGCGGGAGGCGGAGCGGCTCGCAACCACCACCGCCGGCGTGAAGAGTGTCGAGAATAATCTGAGGGTCGGTGGATAG
- a CDS encoding diguanylate cyclase: MSLYSQNEIHIQSSLQAYRKRLIYLSASVYIFSLFLIFAVSRTLPPEQVSWPGVIFILVSGIFSILALIAVPWHRLRPDWLLIMAFLSVVKIRLLISVTGESASPFFSLYLFVIILSGAFFTGLPLLSVVLSVVVVSANGFFFGPRPHFDLQYLLSISVYAVAALVTNLLLKDLYRKSDQAQRAAEQLETLYEASQLLHTEPMKQLPFGLILELGRRATRARSAILEILDETGHLLCFSKAGPSAGDSDSLEKLRLDLRPFHPVGWTDPPEEAVEEVFSESKSPWTLHVGEGHLELLILEEKPIGRICVADKWDGAPFSAEDQIMLVRLSRDIAIEIEKRRLLKKIQTMVITDELTGLSNHRHFYERSKDEIERASRYLHCCSLLIIDVDDFKPINDTYGHPAGDAALKEIARTIQAAVRNTDLCARYGGDEFTVVLPETTKEATQNVAEHLRAAVAGLHFESGGKEIPLSLSIGMATYPEDATDLTTLIAAADAALYHSKRMGKNRISAL; this comes from the coding sequence ATGTCGCTCTACTCCCAAAATGAAATCCATATTCAAAGCAGCCTCCAGGCCTACCGAAAGCGCCTTATTTACCTCTCCGCCTCGGTATACATCTTCAGCCTCTTTCTGATCTTTGCCGTCTCCAGAACCCTTCCGCCGGAACAGGTCTCCTGGCCCGGCGTCATCTTTATTCTGGTCAGCGGCATTTTCTCGATTCTCGCCCTGATTGCCGTCCCCTGGCACCGGCTCCGCCCCGACTGGCTGCTGATCATGGCCTTTCTCTCGGTGGTCAAGATCCGTCTGCTGATCTCCGTCACCGGTGAAAGCGCCAGCCCCTTTTTCTCGCTCTATCTTTTCGTGATCATTTTATCGGGCGCTTTTTTCACCGGACTTCCGCTCCTCTCCGTGGTCCTCTCGGTCGTGGTCGTCTCGGCGAACGGCTTTTTCTTCGGACCGCGCCCGCACTTTGACCTCCAATACCTTCTTTCTATTTCGGTCTATGCTGTCGCGGCACTGGTGACCAACCTGCTCCTGAAAGACCTCTATCGAAAATCAGACCAGGCCCAGCGTGCGGCGGAGCAGCTCGAAACGCTCTACGAAGCCTCGCAACTCCTTCATACCGAGCCGATGAAGCAGCTCCCCTTTGGGCTGATTTTGGAGCTCGGCCGACGGGCCACGCGGGCACGGTCGGCGATTCTGGAAATTCTCGACGAGACCGGACACCTCCTCTGCTTTTCTAAAGCCGGTCCCTCCGCGGGCGACAGCGACTCTTTAGAAAAACTTCGATTGGATCTTCGCCCCTTCCATCCGGTCGGGTGGACCGATCCGCCGGAAGAAGCGGTGGAAGAAGTCTTCTCCGAGTCGAAGAGCCCTTGGACACTTCATGTCGGAGAAGGTCACCTCGAACTGTTGATCTTGGAAGAGAAGCCGATTGGGCGGATCTGCGTCGCCGACAAATGGGACGGGGCCCCCTTCAGCGCGGAAGATCAGATCATGCTGGTTCGCCTGAGCCGCGACATCGCAATCGAGATTGAAAAGAGACGGTTGCTGAAAAAGATTCAGACGATGGTAATCACCGACGAGTTGACCGGGCTCTCAAACCATCGACACTTCTACGAACGCTCGAAAGACGAGATCGAGCGGGCATCGCGGTATCTTCACTGCTGCTCTCTATTGATTATCGATGTTGACGATTTCAAGCCGATTAACGACACCTACGGTCATCCGGCCGGCGACGCCGCTTTGAAAGAGATCGCCCGGACGATCCAAGCGGCGGTCCGCAACACCGACCTCTGCGCACGGTACGGCGGCGATGAATTTACGGTCGTTCTTCCGGAGACGACGAAGGAGGCGACGCAGAATGTCGCGGAGCATTTGCGGGCCGCCGTTGCCGGCCTTCACTTTGAGTCGGGCGGCAAGGAGATCCCGCTGTCGCTCAGCATCGGGATGGCGACCTATCCCGAAGATGCAACCGATTTGACCACGCTCATCGCCGCCGCCGACGCCGCCCTCTATCATTCCAAACGGATGGGGAAAAACCGCATCTCCGCGCTGTAA
- the xth gene encoding exodeoxyribonuclease III, with amino-acid sequence MKVATWNVNSVRSRQEAILSWLRKHEPDLLCLQETKVEDEKFPMDGFRAAGYEPTVAGQKSYNGVAILSKRPLTDVRIGFPDLPLDEQKRLMAATIDGIRVINVYMPNGQAVGSAKFIYKLGFIARLKTYLDQCHKPDEPLVMVGDFNVAPEPIDVYDPAGWEGEVLFHPEARAALAHLKSWGLEDLFRLHHPEGNAYSWWDYRIAAFRRNLGLRIDHIWATPSVAARCRACEIDKGPRGEERPSDHAPVVAVIE; translated from the coding sequence ATCAAGGTTGCAACCTGGAACGTCAATTCAGTTCGGAGCCGTCAGGAGGCGATTTTGAGCTGGCTTCGTAAGCACGAGCCCGACCTCCTCTGCCTTCAAGAGACGAAGGTGGAAGATGAGAAGTTCCCGATGGACGGTTTTCGTGCGGCAGGGTATGAGCCGACTGTCGCCGGGCAGAAAAGCTATAATGGGGTCGCAATATTATCAAAGCGGCCGCTCACCGATGTTCGGATCGGCTTTCCAGACCTTCCTTTAGACGAGCAGAAGCGGTTGATGGCGGCGACGATCGATGGGATCCGGGTGATCAACGTCTACATGCCGAACGGCCAAGCGGTCGGCTCCGCGAAATTCATCTACAAGCTCGGCTTCATCGCAAGGTTGAAAACCTATCTCGATCAATGTCACAAACCGGACGAGCCGCTCGTGATGGTGGGCGACTTCAATGTGGCGCCCGAGCCGATCGATGTATATGACCCGGCGGGGTGGGAAGGGGAGGTGCTCTTCCATCCGGAAGCGCGGGCCGCGCTGGCCCACCTGAAGTCGTGGGGGCTGGAGGATCTTTTCCGTCTTCACCATCCGGAGGGGAATGCCTACAGCTGGTGGGATTATCGGATCGCGGCCTTCCGCCGCAACCTCGGTCTTCGGATCGACCACATCTGGGCGACCCCCTCGGTGGCGGCCCGCTGCCGCGCCTGCGAGATTGATAAAGGACCGCGCGGCGAGGAGCGTCCGTCGGACCATGCGCCGGTCGTCGCGGTCATTGAATAA
- a CDS encoding CBS domain-containing protein yields the protein MRPKFGTIGQIKKGNPLYAREGSSAFDVATRLLDTGHTGMPVIDETDRVIGVVSEQDILRALRGSQPLETLQVNEIMTPIAIVVDETATLEEASEAMEDLQIHRLPVVRGEKLVGTITRHDLIRAWLGLNVEAA from the coding sequence ATGAGACCTAAATTCGGTACGATCGGACAGATTAAAAAGGGAAATCCTCTGTATGCAAGGGAGGGAAGCTCCGCCTTTGACGTCGCGACGCGGCTGCTCGATACCGGACATACCGGCATGCCGGTGATCGATGAAACCGACCGGGTGATCGGGGTCGTCAGCGAACAGGATATCCTCCGCGCCCTTCGTGGGTCACAGCCGTTGGAAACGCTTCAGGTAAATGAGATTATGACCCCGATCGCCATCGTGGTCGATGAGACGGCGACCTTGGAAGAGGCGAGTGAAGCGATGGAAGATCTTCAGATCCACCGTCTGCCGGTGGTCCGGGGGGAAAAGCTCGTCGGGACCATCACCCGCCACGATCTGATCCGAGCCTGGCTTGGTCTGAACGTGGAGGCCGCTTAA